In the genome of Photobacterium sp. TLY01, one region contains:
- the rfbD gene encoding dTDP-4-dehydrorhamnose reductase, translating into MKKVIITGHGGQLATELSLTAPSTMHIVSFSSKQLDITNRESVRDTLCNEKPDLIINAAAYTAVDKAESDVEAAYAVNALGSENLAIVCQELSTKLIHISTDFVFDGSKTTPYQVDDETNPLSVYGASKLAGEEKIAAILGGNATIIRTAWVYSVHGNNFVKTMLRLMQEKEQLGVVWDQVGTPTWAKGLAEMIWRLVEQSGSSFCADYRSEKPVLLHWTDAGVASWYDFAIAIQELAIEKGLLAKAIPVIPIPASHYPTPAKRPSFSVIDKTAAETASCGRALHWRQQLSTMLEEMKTIN; encoded by the coding sequence ATGAAAAAAGTGATTATCACCGGGCACGGCGGGCAACTGGCCACTGAGTTGAGTCTCACAGCCCCGTCTACGATGCATATCGTCAGTTTCAGCTCAAAGCAACTGGATATTACAAACCGCGAGTCGGTTCGGGACACCCTGTGCAATGAAAAACCCGATCTGATTATCAATGCGGCAGCCTATACCGCGGTTGATAAAGCAGAAAGCGATGTAGAAGCAGCTTATGCGGTCAATGCGTTGGGGAGCGAAAACCTGGCAATTGTTTGTCAAGAGCTGAGCACAAAGCTGATCCATATCTCAACGGATTTCGTATTTGATGGCAGCAAAACCACACCCTATCAGGTTGACGACGAGACTAATCCTTTAAGTGTTTATGGTGCTTCTAAACTGGCCGGCGAAGAAAAAATTGCGGCTATTTTAGGTGGTAACGCAACGATTATCCGCACAGCCTGGGTGTATTCAGTGCATGGCAATAATTTTGTGAAAACCATGCTTCGCTTGATGCAAGAAAAAGAACAACTCGGTGTAGTGTGGGATCAAGTTGGTACACCCACCTGGGCCAAAGGGTTGGCAGAGATGATTTGGCGTCTGGTTGAACAATCAGGTAGTTCATTCTGTGCTGATTACAGAAGTGAAAAACCAGTCCTGCTTCATTGGACTGATGCCGGAGTGGCGTCCTGGTATGATTTTGCCATTGCTATCCAGGAGCTGGCTATTGAAAAGGGGCTGTTAGCGAAGGCAATCCCGGTAATTCCAATTCCAGCAAGTCATTATCCTACCCCCGCTAAACGTCCGAGCTTCAGTGTGATTGATAAAACCGCAGCAGAAACAGCCTCGTGCGGTCGGGCGCTGCACTGGCGACAACAGCTTTCAACCATGTTAGAAGAAATGAAAACAATTAATTAA
- the rfbA gene encoding glucose-1-phosphate thymidylyltransferase RfbA: MLNLDRFETERKGIILAGGSGTRLHPLTKVVSKQLMPVYDKPMIYYPISTLMAAGIRDMLIIATPQDLPRFQELLGDGALWGVKFTYVVQPSPDGLAQAFILGEEFIGDNNVALVLGDNLFYGHDLSLSLRRACQKDEGATVFGYHVADPKAYGVVEFDDNRQALSIEEKPENPKSNYAVPGLYFFDNKVVEYAKNVKPSARGELEITDVINAYLREKELTVEIMGRGTTWLDTGTHDSLLQAAHFIETLEKRQGLKVCCPEEIAYRMGYIDKSTLRDIAIPLQKSGYGQYLLNLLDSKVYSSH; encoded by the coding sequence ATGTTAAACCTTGACAGATTTGAAACTGAACGTAAGGGAATTATTTTGGCGGGGGGATCGGGTACGCGCTTGCACCCGTTGACAAAAGTGGTCAGTAAGCAGCTAATGCCTGTTTACGACAAGCCCATGATTTACTACCCGATCTCAACCCTGATGGCGGCAGGTATTCGTGACATGCTCATCATTGCAACGCCACAGGACTTACCTCGTTTTCAGGAACTATTGGGTGACGGTGCGCTTTGGGGCGTTAAGTTTACGTATGTGGTTCAGCCTTCACCAGATGGTCTGGCGCAAGCATTTATTCTGGGTGAAGAGTTCATTGGCGATAATAATGTTGCGTTAGTTTTGGGGGATAATCTTTTTTATGGTCACGACCTTTCCCTTTCACTCCGCCGGGCCTGCCAAAAAGATGAAGGTGCAACTGTATTTGGCTATCATGTTGCTGATCCTAAGGCGTATGGCGTGGTTGAATTTGATGACAACCGTCAAGCTTTATCGATAGAAGAAAAACCGGAAAACCCGAAGTCGAATTACGCTGTCCCTGGTTTATATTTCTTTGACAACAAAGTTGTCGAGTATGCCAAAAACGTTAAACCCTCTGCCCGTGGAGAGCTTGAAATCACTGATGTGATCAACGCTTACCTCAGAGAGAAAGAACTCACTGTCGAGATCATGGGTCGTGGTACCACCTGGTTAGACACCGGTACGCACGACAGTTTACTGCAAGCAGCACATTTTATTGAAACTCTTGAAAAACGCCAGGGACTCAAAGTGTGTTGTCCTGAAGAGATTGCTTATCGCATGGGCTATATCGATAAATCCACCCTGCGTGATATTGCCATTCCCTTACAGAAATCTGGCTATGGCCAGTATTTGTTAAATCTGCTGGACAGCAAAGTGTATTCGAGTCACTGA
- the rfbC gene encoding dTDP-4-dehydrorhamnose 3,5-epimerase → MKFIETAIPDVKIIEPTVFGDERGFFMETFRTTTFNENCCPRTFVQENHSKSGKGILRGLHYQTENTQGKLVRVTQGEVFDVAVDMRKQSPTFGQWVGVYLSAENKRQLWVPEGFAHGFYVVSETAEFVYKCTDFYNPSAEISIKWDDPTLNIEWPLLPDCMPSLSGKDEAGLAFLAAPVFE, encoded by the coding sequence ATGAAGTTTATTGAAACCGCGATCCCAGATGTGAAAATTATTGAACCAACAGTTTTCGGTGATGAACGTGGGTTCTTTATGGAAACCTTCCGTACAACAACGTTCAACGAAAACTGTTGTCCTAGAACCTTTGTTCAGGAGAACCACAGCAAGTCTGGTAAAGGAATATTGCGTGGCCTTCACTACCAAACAGAGAATACGCAAGGAAAACTAGTCCGGGTGACACAGGGAGAAGTGTTTGACGTTGCTGTTGATATGCGCAAACAATCGCCGACCTTTGGTCAATGGGTTGGGGTGTATCTTTCTGCAGAAAACAAGCGGCAATTATGGGTACCGGAAGGGTTCGCCCATGGGTTTTATGTTGTCAGTGAAACTGCTGAATTCGTCTACAAGTGCACCGATTTTTACAATCCAAGCGCGGAAATATCGATCAAGTGGGACGATCCTACCTTGAATATCGAGTGGCCTCTGTTGCCTGATTGTATGCCATCTCTTTCAGGAAAAGACGAAGCCGGATTGGCGTTCTTGGCAGCCCCTGTGTTCGAATAA
- the rfbB gene encoding dTDP-glucose 4,6-dehydratase, giving the protein MKTSNILVTGGAGFIGANFVHYWLANHTDDKVVVLDALTYAGNQANLASVAEHPNLVFVHGNICDTNLVETLLKEYQLDTIVHFAAESHVDRSITGPDAFIETNIIGTHSLLKAAKKVWIDEPKSRGEAPLKHRFHHVSTDEVYGTLKPHDPAFTEETAYAPNSPYSASKAASDHLVRAYHHTYGLEVTTSNCSNNYGPFHFPEKLIPLIITNILHDKPLPIYGDGQQIRDWLYVEDHARGIDLVLEKGRIGENYNIGGHNEWANIDIVKVVCQLMNEYFTSEANSELLTKFPQARLAAQGKSESLITYVTDRAGHDRRYAIDATKTNNELGYKPVESFESGIRQTVEWYLDNNQWWTVLL; this is encoded by the coding sequence ATGAAAACGAGTAATATTTTAGTGACAGGTGGTGCCGGCTTTATTGGTGCCAATTTTGTGCACTATTGGTTGGCTAACCATACTGACGATAAAGTGGTTGTTCTTGATGCACTGACGTATGCCGGTAATCAGGCCAACCTTGCCTCTGTAGCCGAGCACCCGAATTTGGTGTTTGTACACGGAAATATTTGTGATACAAACTTGGTTGAAACCCTGTTGAAGGAATATCAACTCGACACCATCGTCCATTTTGCGGCTGAAAGCCATGTCGACCGTTCCATTACTGGCCCAGATGCATTTATTGAAACCAATATTATCGGTACACACAGTTTACTGAAGGCTGCCAAAAAAGTCTGGATCGATGAGCCGAAATCACGAGGTGAAGCACCGCTGAAGCACCGTTTTCACCATGTCTCCACAGATGAAGTGTACGGCACACTAAAGCCACATGATCCTGCCTTTACAGAAGAAACGGCCTATGCACCTAATTCGCCTTATTCAGCAAGTAAAGCGGCTTCCGATCACTTGGTGAGAGCTTATCACCACACCTATGGCTTGGAAGTCACGACGTCAAACTGTTCAAATAATTACGGCCCTTTTCACTTTCCCGAAAAACTGATACCGCTTATTATCACCAATATTTTGCATGATAAGCCACTGCCTATTTATGGCGATGGCCAGCAAATTCGCGACTGGCTGTATGTTGAAGATCACGCCCGCGGTATTGATTTAGTGCTTGAAAAAGGCCGTATTGGTGAGAATTATAATATTGGTGGCCACAATGAATGGGCTAATATCGATATTGTTAAAGTCGTTTGTCAGCTAATGAATGAATACTTCACGAGCGAGGCCAATTCAGAACTTCTGACCAAATTCCCGCAAGCAAGGTTAGCCGCTCAAGGTAAATCTGAATCACTGATTACCTATGTGACCGATAGAGCAGGACACGATCGCCGCTACGCAATAGATGCAACAAAAACCAATAACGAATTAGGTTATAAACCCGTTGAGTCTTTTGAATCTGGTATTCGCCAGACGGTTGAATGGTATTTGGATAATAATCAGTGGTGGACAGTTTTACTATGA